The sequence below is a genomic window from Tenacibaculum tangerinum.
AAAGGTTTTATCAATTATATGAAATATCATCTTTTCCATTTCAAGGTGTTCAATTACATCTAGCAGTTTTAAGTTATCATTTTGCTTTCAATAATTTGTTAACCGAAACCAGTGATATTCATAGACTACCCTTTATACTTGATAGCGTATTTAAAGAAGACATAGAACAAGGGAATAAAAATAAAATATTGAAGTTTATCAATGAAAACTTTCCAAAAGATACTCAAACTATTTTATCAATAGCTGATGATAAAAATGTTGATTCTAAAATTGAAGACTATAAAAATGAGATATTTAAAGATAATGCTCATATGATTTGCATTGGGAATGGAACGGAAGAAAAAGCTCTTTTAAAAGATAACGATGATTCTCAAAAGGAATTGATTGAAAATAGTTTTGAAATATTAGAGACAATATAAAAGTACTAATGCCAACAATGTATAAAAATAATAGCGGTTTAATACCTAAAACGAAAGTAAGTAAATATAAAAAAGTCTGTGTTTAACAGAAAAGTCAGTGTGTATAAATCCGCTACTATTCTTATACGAAACGTTAGCAAAAATATTAACCAAACCAGCATACAATGAAAAATCTATTATTTATTCTTATTCTTATTCAAACCTCTATTGGAGTTGCAAACAACGAATGTTATAAAAAAATTAGTGGCGAATGGGTACTTGTGGATTGTTTTATTATTCAGTTAGAAAATGCTAAAATAGACTGGAATAATAATTCTGCATCGCTTACAGCTGACCAAAAAAAATATATTGATAGCATTATTTTACCAACTTTTTCAAAAAATAGAAAATTTAAATTAGCGTTTACGAGTTATTCAAAAAACACAAATCCATCTCAAAACTTATCTCAACTCAGAGAACAATCTATAATTAATTATCTTACTTCTAAAGGTGTAAACTCTGAACGATTAATATCTACAGGTTACGGCGAGAGCAATTCTAAAAGCGAAACAATATTATCTAATTTAGAGGAAACTGATGGAATAACACTAATGGATGTCTACACATCATACTCTATTGCAACAATTGAACGAGACGATGAAGATTTAAGAATTTCAAAAATTGAAAGTTTTAAACCAGAAATTAAAACCTTGAGCGTTGACGAAAAAAAGTTAGAACGAATTTCGTTGCTATCCGAAAATCGTCGTAAGATATTATCACAATGTAAACCTTTGAGTACAGCTCCATCTTCTCACAGGAAATTTAATAAAATTCAACTTTACGCTTATGAAAAAATTGATGGCTCTGTAGATTTAGAATTCTTTAAAAAACTTTTTTCCCCAAAAGGGAAATTTGATAATTTGAAAATATCAAATTTAAATGGTTTTTATCAACCTGTAGAATGTAAGTGCAAAATTGAAGGTAAAGATTATACTGTGGGCTTGGCTTGGTTTTACGGAGTTATAAGCAGTCTTAATATTAATAACAAATCTGGAGAGCTAAAACTTTCAGCACTTGATATAGTTAGTGCTTCTGTAACTTTAGGACGTTCCACGGTAAGTGGAAGGATTTATGGAGAAGGTTTATACAGTGATGAAATGAATATCGATTTTGACCTATCTACTTTTAGTGTAAAAGAATATGGTAATTACAATATTTTTGTAAAAGATTACTTAGACTTAAGAAAAGGGATAGTCTCAAAAAAAACAACATTTTCACCAACATTGATTTTGCTTGAATTGTATGAATTAAACAATTAAAAAAAATACTTTTGCTAACAATGTTAGCTGATACACAACCCCCAAATTTTAAAAAATGGAATTCATTTTAAAGCTATGTAAGGGTTGTATTTAGAACAAAGCCAAAATTTTAACTCCTGATTTTGTTCTTTTAGAAAGCTTACAATAAAAGATGTTAAGTAATAGGGTATAGTTTATTTTAAACATCCTCAAAAAAAGGACAACTATTAATTCGAATTGACGAACGTAAAATACAAACGGTAATTCTGAAAAGCAACAAAAAGTTTAATTAAGCTATACAATCCAATAATATTACCTGTATCTTTAGGTTATCAAACATCAAATATGGTATATTTAAAAACAGCTTAAATCAATTTTTAACCTGTAGCAATATTTCAGGACTAGACATTCAAAATGACTACAACTAAATAAGACAAACGAATATGGAGAATAGAGTTTATTATGGAGAGTATTCTTTAAAACATTGGATAGACCTAATCTTGAAAAAGAACATTATTCTTCCAGAATATCAGAGATTCTTTGTTTGGGACGAAAAAAAAGTCAAAACACTTATAAGGACATTCAAGGATAAACAGTTTATCCCACCAATAACAATCGGTGCATTTAAAAGTGATGAGAATAATCAAAATCTTATTCTTGATGGTCAACAAAGGTTAACAAGTATCTTTTTGACATATTTAGGACTATTCCCTGATGAAGCGACATACAAGAAGGCGATAGAAACATTTGCTGATGAAAATGACGATGAAGAAGAACCTGAAGAGAAACTAGATAATGTACTTGAATGGAAATTTGACAAACTCACAGAGAAAGGAAACAGTCGAAATGATATTTTAAAGAATATAGTAGAAGGTAATTACAAGAAGATAGATTTTGGAATTGATGAATCGTTTCTTGAAACAAATTTTCTTGGTTTCTCTTATTTAGTACCTGCAGTTTCAAATGACAATGAACAACAGAAATATTACTCATCTGTTTTCAGGAATATTAATATTCAAGGTCAAGTGTTGTTGCCTCAAGAAAGCAGAGCCTCATTATATTTTCTAGATAAAGACTTAGCTCCATTTTTTAAACCAAATTTTGCTAAAGAATATGTAGTTAAAAGTGTAAGTGGCAAAACAAAAGTTGACTTTGTAAGGTACCTAGCTTGTGTGGCACAGTATAACAAAGACCAAGCCGCGAACAAGGTTGCGAGAAGCTATAAACCTAAAATGGAAAAGTATTATGAAGAGTTTATTTACTCTGTTATTTCTGATGATGAAAGTAAGTATGGGAAGTTCACTGATATTTTTCCAAACAAAGATTTCAACGAAAGTTTCACTAAACTAGAACAACACTTAGTGTCGCTCGAAATTCCAAAAGAGTATCCCTCAATTATTGATATGGATATATACTTTTTTGGTCTTGTACACACAATTCTATTTCAGAAAAAAATCATCAAAACTGAAGATAAAGATGAATTGAAAGGAAGAATTGAATCGAAAATTAAAGAATTTAAGGAAAACCCTTCACACGTTAAAGCACCTAGTAATTTAGGACATTTAAGGTCAAGAATATCTTCTTCAATTGTAATCTACTCTGAATATGCGTCCTAATCTCCACACAGATTTTATTATAACACCAATTTCAAGTTTGTTGCAAGACGCTGTTACTGCAAGTTCAGGAATAGGTAATGGAATTGAGACCTATCCGCTGTACGATTATGTAATGCAATCTGTTTTATTAAAACTTACAGGTTTCCAAGAGCAGAAAATGAAATGTATTTGTTGGGAAATGGCTTCTGTTGACTTTGAGTACAGATATGAATTTACAAAAGCACCCTTGGGAGAATGTTCAAGCTATTCCGAGAAACAGAAAATTTATAGGGACTTGATAAATCAAATTGAGAAAAATGGGTTAAGATTTGATGAAATTGACATTGATAAAAGGGAAATTTTAAGATCAATCAAAATTGAGGTTGAAGAAATTTTTCAGTCTAGCAATCTTGCAATTTGGGCACAGAGAGATTTTATTAATAATCACAAAAATTTCAACAGGGTAGCTATTAATCATTTTGCTAGTCATAAAGGCACTTTGTTTTCTGATAATTATTTAAAGAAGATTTATGAAAAACGACTCTACAAACAACGTAATAGAATTGCTCATAATACATCTTCATATCAACAAAATTTGCCAACATTAAGAACGTTAATTGAAGATGATTATCAATACGACAATTATTTCACATACTTCTCATTATTAATGCTGATTGATAAGATATTCATTGGACTCTATAACAAATACTTGGAAGTAACGGAATGAAATTAAAAAGAAAAAACAACCGCTAACAATGGTAGCTGATGCACAACCCCCAAATTTCAAAGAATAGAATTCATTTGAAAGCTATGTAAGGGCTTTATTTAGAACGAAGCCAAAATTTTAACACCTGATTTTACTTTTTTGAGGGCTCAAAACATATCAAATATGCCAGTATTTAGATAACGAAGATTATTTGAAAATTCAGAAAATAAAAAAATATGTAGATCTTAATGTAAGCTTCCCTAAAAACCGAACTGTTTAAAAGTAGAATAAAAAGCTTAATTTTAAACAGTAATTATGAGAAAAAGTAAATTTAGTCCGACACAAATCGCAAAGATTTTAAAGGAGTTTGATAACGGTAAGCCAGTGCCAGAGATTACTCGTGAACATGGTGTAAGTGCTGCGGCCTTTTACAAATGGAGAAGTAAGTATGCAGGTATGAACTCCAAGGAGCTTAAGCGTTTAAAAGAATTGGAAGAAGAAAACCGTAAACTTAAGCAAATGTATGCCACACTTGCTCTTGACCATCAAATGGCAAAGGAGATTATAGAAAAAAAGCTATAAAGCCTTGTCGTAAGCGAAGTATTACGAAAGAACTTATTCATTACGGCATCAGCAGGGCGTGCCGTGTTCTTAAAATGAGTAAGAGCGTTTACTATTATAAGCCATTGGTTAAGGACGATTCTGAAGTAGAACAGGCATTGAAGCAAAAAGCAGAACAACATTCAGAAGAAGGGTTTTGGAAAGCTTACGACAGATTACGCAATGAAGGGAAATCTTGGAATCATAAGCGTATGCACAGAGTATATGTAGCATTAGGGCTTCCTTTAAGACGAAAAGCAAAGAAACGATTACCAGCAAGAATAAAAGAACCACTTGAAGTTCCTCAACAAATCAACCATACTTGGAGTATGGACTTCGTAACAGACGTTTTAGAAAATAAAAGACGTTTTAGGGCATTTAACATTATCGATGATTATAACAGAGAAGCGCTGCATATAGAGATCGACTTTTCCTTAACCAGTAATCGTATTGTATGGGTACTTAATCACCTTATCAATAAAAAAGGAAAACCTACAAAGATCAGAATGGATAATGGTCCTGAATTTATCGCACATATAACCAATGAATGGAGTAGGATGCACGATATTGAATTTAAGTACATACAGCCTGGAAAACCAACTCAAAATGCATTTGTGGAGCGATTCAACGGTTCCTATCGAAGAGGTGTACTCAATAAATATATTTTTGAGAATATAGATCAAGTAAGAGAACAAACACAGATATGGATGGATGATTATAACAATCATAGGCCACACGATGCTTTGGGTAAAATTCCACCTGTAAAATATGCTCAAAAGCAACATGACGCTGCCGCTAGGCTCATTTTAAAATAAATTGGCTTTTAAGCAATAATATGAAAGGAAAGCCAATCTATTTTAAAACGGAAAACCATATATTTGGATTAACAAACAGTTCTAAAATAGGGAAGCCTACATTA
It includes:
- a CDS encoding OmpA family protein; the encoded protein is MKNLLFILILIQTSIGVANNECYKKISGEWVLVDCFIIQLENAKIDWNNNSASLTADQKKYIDSIILPTFSKNRKFKLAFTSYSKNTNPSQNLSQLREQSIINYLTSKGVNSERLISTGYGESNSKSETILSNLEETDGITLMDVYTSYSIATIERDDEDLRISKIESFKPEIKTLSVDEKKLERISLLSENRRKILSQCKPLSTAPSSHRKFNKIQLYAYEKIDGSVDLEFFKKLFSPKGKFDNLKISNLNGFYQPVECKCKIEGKDYTVGLAWFYGVISSLNINNKSGELKLSALDIVSASVTLGRSTVSGRIYGEGLYSDEMNIDFDLSTFSVKEYGNYNIFVKDYLDLRKGIVSKKTTFSPTLILLELYELNN
- a CDS encoding DUF262 domain-containing protein, encoding MENRVYYGEYSLKHWIDLILKKNIILPEYQRFFVWDEKKVKTLIRTFKDKQFIPPITIGAFKSDENNQNLILDGQQRLTSIFLTYLGLFPDEATYKKAIETFADENDDEEEPEEKLDNVLEWKFDKLTEKGNSRNDILKNIVEGNYKKIDFGIDESFLETNFLGFSYLVPAVSNDNEQQKYYSSVFRNINIQGQVLLPQESRASLYFLDKDLAPFFKPNFAKEYVVKSVSGKTKVDFVRYLACVAQYNKDQAANKVARSYKPKMEKYYEEFIYSVISDDESKYGKFTDIFPNKDFNESFTKLEQHLVSLEIPKEYPSIIDMDIYFFGLVHTILFQKKIIKTEDKDELKGRIESKIKEFKENPSHVKAPSNLGHLRSRISSSIVIYSEYAS
- a CDS encoding IS3 family transposase (programmed frameshift), whose translation is MRKSKFSPTQIAKILKEFDNGKPVPEITREHGVSAAAFYKWRSKYAGMNSKELKRLKELEEENRKLKQMYATLALDHQMAKEIIEKKPIKPCRKRSITKELIHYGISRACRVLKMSKSVYYYKPLVKDDSEVEQALKQKAEQHSEEGFWKAYDRLRNEGKSWNHKRMHRVYVALGLPLRRKAKKRLPARIKEPLEVPQQINHTWSMDFVTDVLENKRRFRAFNIIDDYNREALHIEIDFSLTSNRIVWVLNHLINKKGKPTKIRMDNGPEFIAHITNEWSRMHDIEFKYIQPGKPTQNAFVERFNGSYRRGVLNKYIFENIDQVREQTQIWMDDYNNHRPHDALGKIPPVKYAQKQHDAAARLILK